The Plasmodium gaboni strain SY75 chromosome 5, whole genome shotgun sequence nucleotide sequence cacatttattaaattcagaaaaaataataaaagaattaaataaaaatattcaagACCAGAAAAAACTAAAAGATATCCTAattaatgatattaatGATATCAATACATTTTTAGAAGATAATGAATGTAAAATTGTTAttgcaaaaaaaaaaattgataatttaaaaaaacaacTTGAAGATATTGATGATCAATTACAAAACTCCAAAACACCCGAACTAACTaaagatgaagaaaatgaattaaaaacattaaaaaatttaatagaagaaaaaaataatgaaaaaagtAAAGTCGAAATTGTATTAAAAGCACAAGAAGCaaaagtaaaaaaatattacgAACAATTACAAGATGTTGGGggagaaaaaaaaaaaaaattaaaaaataaatttattaatgCAGAAAGacaattaaatattatgaaagATCAATTACAAGAACATACAAATGAAGAAGCTAATGCTTTAGCTAGTTTAGAAAAAAGTGAAAAAGATATCAGAATATTCTCagaaaatattttagaTTATGAAgcaaatgaaaaagaattagaaaatgaactcaaaattattgaaaataaagGATGTGCAGTATATGAAGAAGTAGAAACATTAacaaatttattaaatgatatacaatcaaatattgaagaaaagcaaaaaaaaaaacaacaagtagatgaaaatatttcaaaaaaagATTTAGAAAATGTGGATcttgtatataaaattgaaCATCTTcaaaaagaattaaatcaatataaaagtaaaaatgaaaattatcaaaataaaattgatGAATACATGGATCTAATCAAACAGTCAGATAAAGTTATTCATGAAAATATGCTCTCAGAAATGAGATATAGGAAACTTTTaggaaagaaaaaaaatattaataaagaCCAAGAAGACCAAAGTACAAGAGAGGATATAAAGATGGAAGAACATGATGGTGAAAATGGAgaagatgatgaaaatggagaagatgatgatgatgatgatggAAATGACGACGATGATTTAGTAGATGAggaagaagaagaagaagaagaagaagaagaagtGGAAGAAGAATATATGCAAGAAGATATTCAAGATACTCAACATATGCAACATCAAGAGGAAACGAAGAGgaaaacaaatatatatggtAATAATCAACAATACGAAGATATTGAAGGctatgataaaaatgatcAACATAATAAATTGGGAAATCAAATAATTCTACCTAatggtaataataatcatgTTAATGCTACAAGTAATAATCACATGAGTcaagataaaaataaaaaaaggaaattaAACGAAAATGATACAACAACTAAATGTCCTGAGAAAAAgaaagtaaaaaaaaaaaaaaaattattagaTGATCTAAAAGATCTTGAAGAACTTTTTGGTGATAGCGatgaattaaaagaattagAACATGAATATgatcatttaaatataaatgatacTGATTTAGATAtgttaaataaaaaagatatcGAAACAAATcttgaaaataaattatctatattggaaaaaaaaactccaaatttaaaaatttttcaaaattataatttaaaattatatgattataaagtaagaagaaaagatgttaaaaaatcaaaaaaagaaaaagataaaattaAAGCAATGTATGATAGTTTATgtaataaaagaaaaaaagaatttgTAGTAGCATTCAATGTTATATCATCcaaattaaaagaaatgtATCAAATGATAGCTATAGGAGGAGATGCAGAATTAGAAATTATTGATTCATCagaaatatttaatgaAGGTATTTTGTTCTCTGTTAGACCTCCAAAAAAAAGTTGGAAACATATACAAAATTTATCAGGAGGAGAAAAAACATTAAGTTCATTAGCTTTAGTATTTGCTCTACATTATTTTAAACCAAATCcaatttattttatggATGAAATTGATGCAGCACttgattataaaaatgtaacTATCATATCACATTATATTCAAACAAAAACGAGAAATGCTCAATTTATTGTTATCTCCTTAAGAAATCAAATGTTTGAATTATGTGATCGTATGATCGGAATCTATAAAACTAATGATGTCACCAAATGTATAACACTTAACCCTCATCAATATGCAATCCTCAAACACCCAAATATTAAACtaaaaacaaaaacaaaattggaaaaaaatataaaatatgaaaatacTGACGAATATTAGTAACATTTGGCAATAACAAATGAAGTGTGAAATGTTAAGAAACTACTATAAAAATGgattaatatatatatgtacatattatattatatgtacGCCTATGAAATATTACCAAATGactttattatatactctttttttttttttttttttttttttttataataaatatgagaaagtgtatattaaaatatttctttctttttttataaaatcattatgctttaaaatatataccctcaaatatatataatatatatatatatatatatatatatttatatatatatatatttttttttttttttttaatttgtcttttttttttaataatttatttatagtGTGATTTGCtcattcttttttttatccGAAAAATATAACCTTTTACAAttacaatattattaatttatttttattttaacaatataaaaataaataaaatatttatatatgtgtgcgactcttattatttctgtaaatgtatatattcaaaatattttattaatatctcttaatttttaatcttatatttcatattaaggaatatttttttgagAACAAAAACATAATGTCTCAAGATAACGTAAAATTAATGAATTACAATgatatcaaaaaaatagGAAGGGGTTCGATTACATTTTAttagataaatatatatatatatatatatattaatgaaaaaataatgttcAATTATTTAACattactttttatttttgtattatttttatttttacttttttttattttatttatttttttttttttttgtagaGCATAATTTGTATGAAACAGATGAACTCAATGAAGTACTATACTTGCATATGAAAGGGTTTCATAATATTGATGGTTTGGATacttttataaatttaaagtgtttatttttgaataaCAATTgcataaaaaaaatagacAATTTAAATAACCTAGTTAATTTAAAAGCCTTGTATGAAACAAAAAGATACAACGTATTcataaatgaaatataatttatttttacacATACACattaatgtatataatatatatatgtatatatatatatatatatatatatatatatatatatatttatattttttatatgttcatataaaatttatttttaccTGACTTGTTCAGGTATTTGCAAAATAACGACATAAGTACCattgaaaatattacatGTACTTCTTTGGTGATTTTAAATTTATcgaataataaaataaaaacacTTGACAATATTCAACATTTAAAATTGTTGCAaacattaaatatatcGAATAATTTGATTGAAAGTGTAAAAGTAATGccataaatattataattgtTCTCATTCGTGTGTGTATATGCATATGGgtgtacatatatatatatatatatatatatgtaaatttatttttcaagGACATAGAACAGATTAGCGCCCTGGAAAACCTTTCCCATTTAGATATATCTAATAATCTTATTcaatttaataataatatagaaaaacCAAATAATCGTATAGAAGACTTAACACATGATTGTAACAATGATCAGTTTATAATTGAAAATAGCGTTACAGAAAATGGAAAGGattttttacaaaataatgaaattTGTTACATgttaaatttttataat carries:
- a CDS encoding leucine-rich repeat protein yields the protein MSQDNVKLMNYNDIKKIGREHNLYETDELNEVLYLHMKGFHNIDGLDTFINLKCLFLNNNCIKKIDNLNNLVNLKALYLQNNDISTIENITCTSLVILNLSNNKIKTLDNIQHLKLLQTLNISNNLIESVKDIEQISALENLSHLDISNNLIQFNNNIEKPNNRIEDLTHDCNNDQFIIENSVTENGKDFLQNNEICYMLNFYNNFNDEINKEEIYPSVKYHKNIKDMDELTKHKFYFLREFIIFIKKIKKLKTLFIKNNPFISQIRHVSKYFIANIPTLVFLDDKKIKKEDICLARIFLKKGTHEENELKKIFEKKKMDKYKNLSHKYHSFLMNKKL